The Magnetococcus marinus MC-1 genome contains the following window.
GGGCAACCCGTTTGAAGGTGTCTTCAATGGTCTTATCCACAGGGTCGCCGCCCTTGGATTTGAGACGGTATTTGCGGTCCCAAATATCTTGGGAGGCAGACTGGAGTTCCAGATCCCTTTGCGGATTGATATCCAGTCTCTTCACGCGATTGGGCATGAGAAGATGACCTCTACTCGTAAACGTGCGAAAACTCTTCCAAGCCATACAACAGGGTGCCAGCCGCAGCGGCACCGTTTCGTATGACGAACCGGCACATCGGAATAGAGGGCTCCCGATGGTGCACATAGACCGCATACCCGGATAGGTCCACCGCGCCTTCTTAATGAGGATTAAACGGTGTTGGACCGATGCAGCCTATGGATTAAAATGGTCTACCTTGTGCAAAAGAATGGCGCGCAGCGCAGACCAAAAAAGTGTTTATGTAGCCAAAAAAACCTTTTACCTGCTTAGGTTTATAGGATACCGCGAAGTCCCACTGCGTCGCAATGGCTCCGGTTGACCAACCACCATAGATTTCATTTCTGGAAACGCTTTGTTCGTTAACCGTAACAGGTAGGTGAAACAGCGCGAGAGAGATCATGCCACCGTTACCCGATGGGTTCAACACCATTGTATGCTTGACAACTTCGAATTCACCCTCTGCCGACCACCACGATGGCGTGAAAATCCATGTATGCCAAGGGATGCAGCAGATCCCTGTCAGACCGGAAAAAAATTGTATCTTGTCATCCAGAGGGGGGGACCCTTGGCAAGGCAAGGGTGTAACACGCCTTCTTCGTGCAGAGACCCCACCACTGGATTATCCACACGATTTGCCCCTTAATCCTCCCCCTTGAACGCCCCTTTGTCCGGGAAATAGGGCCTATTGCATCAACACCCACTTCACCCTGTGGGCAGCGTGCGTGTAGGTTAACTTGACGCCCTGCCCTCTTGAGTATGCTTGCTTTTTTTCACTTAACCCCTTTAGCCCATCAGGTGGCCCATCGTTTTTAATGGGGATATTGGTTAACATGTCAAAAGATTCAAGTTCGGCCACCCTGACCCCAAGTGAAACACCATGTCGCAACACGCCACCCCCATTGCAGGTTTGCTTTTAACCAATGGTGCTGTCGCAGCCCCAGGGGCACCCCAGTCCCTATTTGAAACCACCCCCTTTATCCAGAGCGATACCCAACTGCAACTGTGGCGGGAGCCCCAAGCCCGCACTTTACGGGGTCTACGGGTACAACAAGCCCCGGCGGCGCAAACCTTGCTGTTGACACCGCTGACGGGCATGGTATGGATCATGGTGCTGGATTTACGCCGCAACAGTCACAGCTTTTGCCACTGGTATGGGGTCGAGATGCAGGCGAGCGCGGCTCAGAGCCTCTGCATTCCCCCAGGCTGCGCCCATGGTTTTTTAACCTTGGCTGCCGATACACTGTTGCTTAGCATGGCCTCGGTTAAAGATGAACCCCTGTTACAACGGGGCATCCGCTGGGATGATGCCCAATTTGGCATGGCTTGGCCCTATCCCCCCGAGCAGCTCTCTGACCTTGATGGCGGCTTACCTGACTTTCCCTTGGCGCATCTCTAAGGCAAACTTGGGTTGGCGGTCAATCAAGCCTTTCATTGGCCAGGTGTGCCAAGCGCAGGGTGCCCAACCACCCCGCACAACCACCGGGGCGCACCAGCTGCCCCATGCATGACGAGGGAAACCACAACGTGTTTGATCCAGACTACATCAATGCCAACCCCATGGGGCTTACAACGTGGTGTCACGTGGCCAACCGCCGTGGGGCGCAGACACTGGCACAATGGCTGCTAACCCACGAACAGCCCCCGGTGGATAAACAACTCATACCCCGCATTATCGAGCTGCTGGCCGAGCAAGCCTGCACCGCAGAGCCCGCCAATCTGGAGACCATGCGCCAACGGCTGGCGCGTATGCAGCAGGCCCGCCCCGAGTGGTGGGGCCAGCCCCCCCGTGAATATCGTTGGGATCAACGGCTGGAGCGCCTGGACCAACTGGCCCGCTACACCCTAAAACAACAAGATGACCTTTAAACCATACCCCCTACGGCCCCCCTCTGCCAGGCAACCCATGGATACACATAGGCGGGGTAAAACCCTCGCTGTAGTAGAAGAGCAATCCCCTCAGCCGACCCGCTCATCCAGGGGAGGCTAAGCTTTACCTTTCCCCAGTTGGCACAATGGCGTAAGATGCGAGCAACTTTGCAGCTAGCCAGGAAAGCCAAAGATTATGCGCGATACCACCACACATTTTGGATTTACCAACGTCCCTACCAGCGAGAAGGTTAAAAAGGTACGGGATGTTTTTGACTCCGTGGCCCCCAAATATGATCTGATGAACGACCTGATGAGCATGGGCGTGCATCGGCTCTGGAAGCGCCACGCCATTAGCAAACTCAACCTGCAACCCGGTGACCACGCCCTGGATCTGGCTGGTGGCACCGGTGATCTGGCGCTGCTCATGCAAAAGCGCATGACGCGCAGCGGTCGGGTTACCATTTGCGACATCAACTACAGCATGCTAGACCAAGGCCGCCACCGCCTAACCGACGAGGGCTGGCTGTGTGGTATGGAGTGGGTGCAGGCCAATGCCGAAGAGCTGCCCTATCCCAGCAACTGTTTTGATGTGGTTACCATCGGTTTTGGTATCCGCAATGTGACCAACATTCCCCAAGCCTTGAGTGAGATGTTTCGGGTGCTCAAACCCGGCGGTAAATTGATGGTGTTGGAGTTCTCTAAGATCGCCATTCCGGCGCTGCGCCCTCTGTACGACCTCTACTCGTTTAAGTTACTACCGGAGATTGGCCACATTGTGACCAAGGATCGGGATTCCTACCAATATCTGGTGGAATCCATCCGCATGTTCCCCGATCAGGAGAGTTTTAAGGCGATGATTGAAGCCGCTGGTTTCTTTAACGTCCGCTATGAAAATCTCTCGGCAGGGATCTCCGCCATTCACCTGGGTTACAAGGTGTAATGCCATGTTTGTCAAGCAATTTGCCGCACCTTTAGCCCTGCTTCCCCAACCCTTTACCGCCGTGGGCCTGGGGGTAACGCTCAATCTGTTTTTTATGCGTTATCCCGAACTCAAAGCACGCCTGCAAGAGCTGGCTGGTAAGCTGTTTCATTTTGCGGTGGAGGATCTGGGCCAGGACTACTACATGTTGGTGGAACAGGATGGTCATGTGCGCATCCACACCTACAGCGACGCCCCGGTGAATGTCACCATGAGCGGCAGTGCCGAGGCCTTTTTGCAACTCCTGTTTAATGTGGAAGATCCCGACTCGCTCTTTTTCGCCCGTCGTCTAAAAATGAGCGGCGAGACCGAGACCGGCCTACACTTTAAAAACATTCTGGATAATGTTGCGATTGATTGGGAGCGTGAGGCGGCCTTTTTTATTGGTCCCATAGGCGCCAAGCTGGCCGGT
Protein-coding sequences here:
- a CDS encoding dTDP-4-dehydrorhamnose 3,5-epimerase family protein, with amino-acid sequence MSQHATPIAGLLLTNGAVAAPGAPQSLFETTPFIQSDTQLQLWREPQARTLRGLRVQQAPAAQTLLLTPLTGMVWIMVLDLRRNSHSFCHWYGVEMQASAAQSLCIPPGCAHGFLTLAADTLLLSMASVKDEPLLQRGIRWDDAQFGMAWPYPPEQLSDLDGGLPDFPLAHL
- the ubiE gene encoding bifunctional demethylmenaquinone methyltransferase/2-methoxy-6-polyprenyl-1,4-benzoquinol methylase UbiE, coding for MRDTTTHFGFTNVPTSEKVKKVRDVFDSVAPKYDLMNDLMSMGVHRLWKRHAISKLNLQPGDHALDLAGGTGDLALLMQKRMTRSGRVTICDINYSMLDQGRHRLTDEGWLCGMEWVQANAEELPYPSNCFDVVTIGFGIRNVTNIPQALSEMFRVLKPGGKLMVLEFSKIAIPALRPLYDLYSFKLLPEIGHIVTKDRDSYQYLVESIRMFPDQESFKAMIEAAGFFNVRYENLSAGISAIHLGYKV
- the ubiT gene encoding ubiquinone anaerobic biosynthesis accessory factor UbiT gives rise to the protein MFVKQFAAPLALLPQPFTAVGLGVTLNLFFMRYPELKARLQELAGKLFHFAVEDLGQDYYMLVEQDGHVRIHTYSDAPVNVTMSGSAEAFLQLLFNVEDPDSLFFARRLKMSGETETGLHFKNILDNVAIDWEREAAFFIGPIGAKLAGGVGSRLKALFAMQKESAEESAEMWLDENSVPRRHDVDDLQDQCSDLSGETESLERRLTRLENRYKMRQAALRAADSEA